One Deinococcus grandis DNA window includes the following coding sequences:
- a CDS encoding acyl-ACP desaturase, whose translation MADVMPPNMLNERPRTPAGLLSNREKDRLIERGFLGLYRWYTARSQETRNWNPDRSFDWRSLNKNLPPEVITVLEGFFAVEQYAPDFTSNLVHLVRRSHGRSHFQLRWGSEEEKHADAWENAVLFSGQRSPQWVEEYKDRLKSQTWELPFPDAIHNLVYTVFQERATQLNYLNMMKIAQGKSEKPHLKGVSDPVLAKVAQTIAVDEAAHYNFFLEGVRMYLYYYPEQTLSAIKNVISQFSMPAAQLVPNWEHFFETVYRAGIYGPRDFQRDVMQVAFRNLGIESRKALEEGIRRTREVPDFDGGNFKTTAIWDTFDYGAVEGDVRRLHVKIQDYEKEIGFDAIDPTEFIENPEVPRTDSSAADD comes from the coding sequence ATGGCCGATGTGATGCCCCCCAACATGCTCAACGAGCGCCCCCGCACCCCCGCCGGGCTGCTCAGCAACCGCGAGAAGGACCGCCTGATCGAACGCGGCTTCCTGGGTCTGTACCGCTGGTACACCGCCCGCAGCCAGGAGACCCGCAACTGGAACCCGGACCGCAGCTTCGACTGGCGGAGCCTGAACAAGAACCTGCCGCCCGAGGTCATCACGGTCCTCGAAGGCTTCTTCGCCGTCGAGCAGTACGCGCCGGATTTCACGAGTAACCTCGTGCACCTCGTGCGGCGCAGCCACGGCCGCTCGCACTTCCAGCTCCGCTGGGGCAGCGAGGAGGAAAAACACGCGGACGCCTGGGAGAACGCCGTGCTGTTCAGCGGCCAGCGCAGCCCGCAGTGGGTCGAGGAGTACAAGGACCGCCTGAAATCCCAGACGTGGGAACTGCCGTTCCCGGACGCGATCCACAACCTCGTGTACACCGTGTTCCAGGAGCGCGCCACGCAGCTGAACTACCTGAACATGATGAAGATCGCCCAGGGCAAGAGCGAGAAGCCGCACCTGAAAGGCGTCTCCGACCCGGTGCTGGCGAAGGTCGCGCAGACCATCGCGGTGGACGAGGCCGCGCACTACAACTTCTTCCTGGAAGGCGTGCGCATGTACCTGTACTACTACCCCGAGCAGACCCTGAGCGCCATTAAGAACGTGATCAGCCAGTTCAGCATGCCCGCCGCGCAGCTCGTGCCGAACTGGGAGCACTTCTTCGAGACGGTGTACCGCGCCGGGATCTACGGCCCGCGCGACTTCCAGCGCGACGTGATGCAGGTCGCGTTCCGGAACCTCGGCATCGAGAGCCGCAAGGCGCTGGAGGAAGGCATCCGCCGGACGCGCGAGGTGCCGGACTTCGACGGCGGGAACTTCAAGACGACCGCCATCTGGGACACCTTCGACTACGGCGCCGTCGAGGGCGACGTGCGCCGCCTGCACGTGAAGATCCAGGACTACGAGAAGGAGATCGGCTTCGACGCGATCGACCCGACCGAGTTCATCGAGAACCCCGAGGTGCCCCGCACGGACTCCAGCGCCGCCGACGATTGA
- a CDS encoding polysaccharide deacetylase family protein, translating into MTTASFNPALAALGFSPGDRVVIFHADDLGMCEATVSGCADLFRAGTLGSASVMTPCAWAPAAADLARDLPGADLGVHLTLNSEWRAYRWAPVSTRDPASGLIDPQGFMHASVEAVQAQADPAAARTELDAQVSRALDWGIEVSHVDAHMGAAAHPKFLQACLDAALPRGIVPMLPRLDEAGWRSHGLGEAEAAQMAALTRTLAARGVPLVDHLVMLPLHVGGDHLPLIEEILTGLPAGLTHFILHPARDTPELRAICGDWAGRVANHAAFLSPDFPAVLARSGVKTTTYRALQRTLREPA; encoded by the coding sequence ATGACCACCGCTTCCTTCAATCCGGCCCTGGCTGCCCTGGGGTTCAGTCCCGGCGACCGGGTCGTGATCTTCCACGCCGACGACCTGGGCATGTGCGAGGCGACCGTCAGCGGCTGCGCCGACCTGTTCCGCGCCGGGACGCTGGGCAGCGCCTCGGTGATGACGCCCTGCGCGTGGGCGCCCGCCGCGGCCGACCTGGCCCGCGACCTGCCCGGCGCGGACCTGGGCGTGCACCTGACCCTGAACAGCGAGTGGCGCGCCTACCGCTGGGCGCCCGTCAGCACCCGCGACCCCGCCAGCGGCCTGATCGACCCGCAGGGCTTCATGCACGCCAGCGTGGAGGCCGTGCAGGCCCAGGCGGACCCGGCCGCCGCGCGCACCGAACTGGACGCGCAGGTGAGCCGCGCCCTGGACTGGGGCATCGAGGTCTCGCACGTGGACGCGCACATGGGCGCCGCCGCGCACCCCAAGTTCCTCCAGGCGTGCCTGGACGCCGCCCTGCCCCGCGGGATCGTGCCGATGCTGCCCCGCCTGGACGAGGCCGGTTGGCGCTCGCACGGGCTGGGTGAAGCCGAGGCGGCGCAGATGGCCGCGCTGACCCGCACGCTGGCGGCGCGGGGCGTGCCGCTCGTGGATCACCTCGTGATGCTGCCGCTGCACGTGGGCGGCGACCACCTGCCGCTGATCGAGGAGATCCTCACGGGCCTCCCGGCGGGTCTGACGCACTTCATCCTGCACCCCGCGCGGGACACGCCCGAACTGCGCGCCATCTGCGGCGACTGGGCGGGCCGCGTGGCGAACCACGCCGCGTTCCTCTCGCCGGACTTCCCGGCGGTGCTCGCGCGCAGCGGCGTGAAGACCACCACGTACCGCGCGCTGCAACGCACCCTGCGGGAGCCGGCGTGA
- a CDS encoding MFS transporter, with protein MTVPTAGSADLTPDTTTAQRWRYAIMNFGLTIPAQTTSFLLLYYVDHLKLNPGWAATAMTIFALYNAANNPLIGFLSDRTRSRWGRRIPYVRFGALPSLLLFGLLFSAPFSGTDQPVALLVYFVVMFILWEGFATAVGTGYLALLPEMFRTYRERTDVAWRMNAVQIFGLLVGLALPPLLAGMIGWTAMAWVFAALAAAAIFTGLGGLFERPGSAGRELGFLTALRATFTHRAFLIVVAALTMRFFATGTLAAGMGFYVRYSLGIEGGAATTILLAGAFVTAGLALYPWRTFIAPRLGPRGTLMLAFGLTAVSLIPLALVNSLVGAAITTVLFGAALAGLILMGDVILADVIDDDELRSGQRREGMYYGMAGFITTLSTALTSQVFGAVTRASGYDPTLTVQPGAVADGFRFFMTVPPITGALLALAILSFYPLHGARLSAMRDALARKRGGQLDAQS; from the coding sequence GTGACCGTGCCCACCGCCGGGTCCGCCGACCTGACGCCCGACACCACCACCGCGCAGCGCTGGCGGTACGCGATCATGAACTTCGGGCTGACCATCCCCGCGCAGACCACCAGCTTCCTGCTGCTGTACTACGTGGACCACCTGAAACTGAACCCTGGCTGGGCCGCGACCGCCATGACGATCTTCGCGCTGTACAACGCCGCGAACAACCCCCTGATCGGCTTCCTGAGCGACCGCACCCGCAGCCGCTGGGGCCGCCGCATCCCGTACGTGCGCTTCGGGGCGCTGCCCAGCCTGCTGCTGTTCGGCCTGCTGTTCAGTGCGCCGTTCAGCGGCACCGACCAGCCGGTCGCGCTGCTCGTGTACTTCGTGGTGATGTTCATCCTGTGGGAGGGGTTCGCCACCGCCGTCGGCACCGGCTACCTGGCGCTGCTGCCCGAAATGTTCCGCACCTACCGCGAACGCACCGACGTCGCGTGGCGCATGAACGCCGTGCAGATCTTCGGTCTGCTCGTGGGGCTGGCGCTGCCGCCCCTGCTGGCCGGGATGATCGGCTGGACCGCCATGGCCTGGGTGTTCGCCGCGCTGGCCGCCGCCGCGATCTTCACCGGGCTGGGCGGCCTGTTCGAACGGCCCGGCAGCGCCGGGCGTGAACTGGGCTTCCTCACCGCGCTGCGCGCCACGTTCACGCACCGCGCGTTCCTGATCGTCGTCGCGGCCCTCACCATGCGCTTCTTCGCGACCGGCACCCTGGCCGCCGGGATGGGCTTCTACGTCCGCTACAGCCTCGGGATCGAGGGCGGCGCCGCCACCACCATCCTGCTCGCCGGGGCGTTCGTGACCGCCGGACTGGCCCTGTACCCCTGGCGGACCTTCATCGCACCGCGCCTGGGCCCGCGCGGCACGCTGATGCTCGCCTTCGGCCTGACCGCCGTCTCGCTGATCCCGCTGGCCCTCGTGAACTCGCTGGTGGGCGCCGCGATCACCACCGTGCTGTTCGGCGCGGCCCTCGCGGGCCTGATCCTGATGGGCGACGTGATCCTCGCGGACGTCATCGACGACGACGAACTCCGCAGCGGGCAGCGCCGCGAGGGCATGTACTACGGCATGGCGGGCTTCATCACCACCCTCAGCACCGCCCTGACCTCCCAGGTGTTCGGGGCCGTCACCCGCGCCAGCGGCTACGACCCCACACTGACCGTGCAGCCCGGCGCGGTCGCGGACGGCTTCCGCTTCTTCATGACCGTCCCGCCCATCACGGGCGCGCTGCTGGCCCTGGCGATCCTGAGTTTCTACCCCCTGCACGGCGCGCGCCTGAGCGCCATGCGCGACGCCCTGGCGCGGAAACGGGGCGGGCAGCTCGACGCCCAGAGCTGA
- the prmC gene encoding peptide chain release factor N(5)-glutamine methyltransferase → MTLRDLLRRGAAQLGAAGVPSPEVDARALLLHALNLSPVSLLTRAASEVAPADEAHFEALIARRAARVPLQYLLGEVEWGGVRLRCDARALVPRPETEWLLHLTLEALAPLPAPRVLDVGTGTGALALGVKAARSGAQVSATDLSPEALTLARENAALNGLDVTWVQADLLTGVPGPFDLIVSNPPYLPDTDREDVQPEVTHDPELALYGGPDGLTLARRLAAQATGVLVPGGRLLLELDPRNATTFAAELRAQGWAAGTAADLTGRERFVVAQWGQR, encoded by the coding sequence ATGACGCTGCGTGACCTGCTCCGGCGGGGCGCGGCGCAGCTGGGCGCGGCGGGCGTTCCCTCTCCGGAGGTGGACGCCCGCGCGCTGCTGCTGCACGCCCTAAACCTGTCGCCTGTGTCCCTCCTGACCCGCGCCGCGTCGGAGGTCGCCCCGGCGGACGAGGCGCACTTCGAGGCGCTGATCGCGCGGCGCGCGGCGCGGGTGCCCCTCCAGTACCTGCTGGGCGAGGTGGAGTGGGGCGGCGTTCGATTGCGCTGCGACGCCCGCGCCCTGGTGCCCCGCCCGGAGACCGAGTGGCTGCTGCACCTGACCCTGGAGGCCCTCGCGCCCCTGCCCGCGCCGCGCGTGCTGGACGTGGGCACCGGGACGGGCGCGCTGGCGCTGGGCGTGAAGGCCGCCCGCAGCGGCGCGCAGGTCAGCGCGACCGACCTCAGCCCGGAGGCCCTGACACTGGCCCGTGAGAACGCCGCGCTGAACGGGCTGGACGTCACGTGGGTGCAGGCCGACCTGCTGACGGGCGTGCCGGGCCCCTTCGACCTGATCGTCAGCAACCCCCCGTACCTGCCCGACACGGACCGCGAGGACGTGCAGCCGGAGGTCACCCACGACCCGGAACTCGCGCTGTACGGCGGGCCGGACGGCCTGACCCTGGCGCGGCGGCTGGCGGCGCAGGCGACCGGCGTGCTCGTGCCGGGGGGGCGGCTGCTGCTGGAACTCGACCCGCGCAACGCGACAACTTTCGCCGCCGAGCTGCGCGCCCAGGGCTGGGCGGCAGGCACGGCAGCGGATCTGACGGGCCGGGAACGCTTCGTGGTCGCGCAGTGGGGGCAACGCTGA
- a CDS encoding Jag family protein yields MDNRTNLDDYLAGLGISDADESELPPPAPDATPSAPTLEAAPEDPRAALERFLQGLVTRIDPDLSVTVREAEDALEAEITGEHAARLAGRDGRTLGAIEVLAYTVLAKQEGRGHLRVRVDVGGFRKRQADTLTKLAERLAVQVAKSGEPHELQPMPPAERRVIHIALKEHPDVMSESVGEGAARRLIIKPRHG; encoded by the coding sequence ATGGATAACCGCACGAACCTGGACGACTACCTCGCGGGGCTGGGCATCAGCGACGCGGACGAGAGCGAGCTGCCGCCGCCCGCTCCCGACGCCACCCCCAGCGCCCCCACGCTGGAAGCCGCGCCGGAAGACCCTCGCGCGGCGCTGGAACGCTTCCTGCAGGGCCTCGTGACCCGCATCGACCCGGACCTGTCCGTGACGGTCCGCGAGGCCGAGGACGCCCTGGAAGCCGAGATCACCGGTGAGCACGCCGCGCGCCTCGCCGGGCGCGACGGGCGCACGCTGGGCGCGATCGAGGTGCTGGCATACACGGTCCTCGCCAAGCAGGAGGGCCGCGGGCACCTGCGCGTCCGCGTGGACGTGGGCGGCTTCCGTAAGCGGCAGGCCGACACGCTGACGAAACTCGCCGAGCGGCTCGCGGTGCAGGTCGCCAAGAGCGGCGAACCGCACGAGCTGCAGCCCATGCCGCCCGCCGAACGCCGCGTGATCCACATCGCGCTGAAGGAACACCCGGACGTCATGAGCGAGTCCGTGGGCGAGGGCGCCGCCCGGCGCCTGATCATCAAACCCCGGCACGGGTGA
- a CDS encoding low molecular weight protein-tyrosine-phosphatase, giving the protein MTDSKPLRVLALCLGNICRSPLAEALLRRELEAAGVPAVVDSAGTGAWHVGELADARSREVAARHGLTLDGRARQLDAADYDEQDVILAMDASNLFDARRLSPPNAEARLTLMRAFDPLAPGADVPDPYYGGADGFEAMYEMLERSAREFARRAAAGALGG; this is encoded by the coding sequence ATGACTGACTCGAAGCCGCTGCGGGTGCTGGCGCTGTGCCTGGGGAACATCTGCCGCAGTCCGCTGGCCGAGGCGCTGCTGCGCCGTGAACTGGAGGCCGCGGGCGTCCCGGCGGTCGTGGACAGCGCCGGGACGGGCGCGTGGCATGTGGGCGAACTGGCGGACGCGCGCAGCCGGGAGGTCGCGGCCCGCCACGGCCTGACCCTGGACGGCCGGGCGCGGCAGCTGGACGCCGCGGATTATGACGAGCAGGACGTGATCCTGGCGATGGACGCCTCGAACCTGTTCGACGCGCGTCGCCTGAGTCCGCCGAACGCGGAGGCGCGCCTGACGCTGATGCGGGCGTTCGATCCGCTCGCGCCGGGCGCGGACGTGCCGGACCCGTACTACGGCGGCGCGGACGGCTTCGAGGCGATGTACGAGATGCTGGAACGCAGCGCGCGGGAGTTCGCTCGGCGGGCGGCGGCGGGGGCACTGGGGGGGTAA
- a CDS encoding DUF418 domain-containing protein translates to MTAPEPAPVLPPDLAPPAPEPARDTGPVRDRALLPDVLRGVALLGILIVNMQDFAGFLEWQQVGVDRAAQVVTDVFANGRFISIFAMLFGWGAAGILARRGAGVFLRRHAALLVVGALHYALVWHGDIISNYTTLALALLLVARLSARALLGTAGALGAWWLGLALLEAAATASRTGPRFAFLPDLLPTYAANVQERAAEFWPLLLQGNLFNGPWLVALFCLGAAAGKAGLLTRPEEHRPLLRRLAVGGLGVGLPLGALLAYLNTRADYAAGTLALPVRMAGGLAGALGYVGVLGLLAASGRLGAWRFFAASGRMAMTNYLTQSVIMTLIFYPYGLHQGFGWVSGVPAAGAGEAFPYSGEFAAWGAAQTLALALLVGLAQLPLSAWWLARFGRGPVESLVRRVAYGPAARQNRGHD, encoded by the coding sequence ATGACCGCGCCCGAGCCTGCCCCTGTCCTGCCGCCCGATCTGGCTCCGCCCGCGCCGGAGCCAGCGCGCGACACCGGGCCGGTGCGGGACCGGGCACTCCTGCCGGACGTGCTGCGCGGCGTGGCGCTCCTGGGCATCCTGATCGTGAACATGCAGGACTTCGCGGGGTTCCTGGAGTGGCAGCAGGTGGGCGTGGACCGCGCCGCGCAGGTCGTCACGGACGTCTTCGCGAACGGGCGGTTCATCTCGATCTTCGCGATGCTGTTCGGGTGGGGTGCGGCGGGCATCCTGGCGCGGCGGGGCGCAGGCGTGTTCCTGCGGCGGCACGCGGCGCTGCTGGTGGTGGGGGCGCTGCATTACGCGCTGGTGTGGCACGGGGACATCATCAGCAACTACACGACGCTGGCGCTGGCGCTGCTGCTCGTGGCGCGGCTGTCCGCGCGGGCGCTGCTGGGCACCGCCGGTGCGCTGGGCGCGTGGTGGCTGGGACTGGCGCTGCTGGAGGCCGCCGCGACCGCCAGCCGCACCGGGCCGCGCTTCGCGTTCCTGCCGGACCTGCTGCCCACGTACGCGGCGAACGTGCAGGAGCGCGCCGCGGAGTTCTGGCCGCTGCTGCTGCAGGGCAACCTGTTCAACGGCCCGTGGCTGGTGGCGCTGTTCTGCCTGGGCGCCGCCGCTGGAAAGGCAGGGCTGCTGACCCGCCCGGAGGAGCACCGGCCCCTGCTGCGGCGGCTGGCGGTGGGGGGGCTGGGCGTGGGGTTGCCGCTGGGGGCGCTGCTGGCGTACCTGAACACCCGCGCCGATTACGCGGCGGGGACGCTGGCGCTGCCGGTCCGCATGGCGGGGGGGCTGGCGGGCGCGCTGGGGTACGTGGGCGTGCTGGGGCTGCTGGCCGCGTCGGGTCGGCTGGGCGCGTGGCGTTTCTTCGCGGCGAGCGGGCGGATGGCCATGACGAACTACCTCACGCAGAGCGTGATCATGACGCTGATCTTCTACCCGTACGGACTGCATCAGGGGTTCGGCTGGGTGTCGGGCGTCCCGGCGGCCGGGGCGGGCGAGGCGTTCCCGTACAGCGGCGAGTTCGCGGCGTGGGGCGCGGCGCAGACGCTGGCGCTGGCGCTGCTCGTGGGGCTGGCGCAGCTGCCGCTGAGCGCGTGGTGGCTCGCGCGTTTCGGGCGGGGGCCGGTGGAGTCGCTGGTGCGCCGGGTGGCGTACGGGCCTGCGGCCCGGCAGAATCGTGGGCATGACTGA
- a CDS encoding cytochrome P450, whose translation MRALSTLPEPPTRPGNGHLQDWALSPLPLIEEGAARARAAGGDVFRLRLGLPAVVGVGAAWNRAVLTDLGTFRSAGSLSRIVPYLSGGVILSDAPGHAGRRSLMNPGLGRAHLLALQARTRAALPGVPVGEFDALAWADGAVLRLLNAAYFSGAFDEGLLHAFLAPLRRPFPVPAIPRPLLFARVDAEVRRLAHARLRERGHDDLLAVLAPLPGGLEEVRVSLAAAHDTTTHALAYAIWFLARHPQWHAPEHHAAVLREVLRLYPPGWMGSRRLSRDLDWHGLRLPRGALALYSPYLSGRDPAVWDRPAEFDPGRWAHKPPAWAYLPFGGGERLCLGMHLAQLLIHDALAALPPLHAVRGDATPLPGLTLGPRGPLIVTAAGDARSVAPGPR comes from the coding sequence ATTCGGGCTCTGAGCACGCTGCCCGAGCCGCCGACCCGTCCGGGGAACGGGCACCTGCAGGACTGGGCGCTCTCGCCGCTGCCGCTGATCGAGGAGGGCGCGGCGCGGGCGCGCGCGGCGGGTGGGGACGTGTTCCGGTTGCGGCTGGGCCTCCCGGCGGTGGTGGGGGTGGGGGCGGCGTGGAACCGGGCGGTACTGACGGACCTGGGCACGTTCCGCAGTGCGGGGAGCCTGTCGCGGATCGTGCCGTACCTGTCGGGCGGGGTGATCCTGTCGGACGCGCCGGGGCACGCGGGGCGGCGCTCGCTGATGAATCCGGGGCTCGGGCGGGCGCACCTGCTGGCCCTGCAGGCGCGGACGCGGGCGGCCCTGCCGGGCGTGCCGGTGGGGGAGTTCGATGCGCTGGCCTGGGCGGACGGCGCGGTGCTGCGCCTGCTGAACGCGGCGTACTTCAGTGGGGCGTTCGATGAGGGGCTGCTCCACGCGTTCCTGGCGCCGCTGCGCCGTCCGTTCCCGGTGCCCGCCATTCCGCGTCCGCTGCTGTTCGCTCGGGTGGACGCGGAGGTGCGCCGCCTCGCGCACGCGCGACTGCGGGAGCGCGGGCACGACGACCTGCTGGCGGTGCTGGCCCCCCTGCCGGGCGGGCTGGAGGAGGTGCGGGTGTCGCTGGCCGCCGCGCACGACACGACCACGCACGCGCTGGCGTACGCGATCTGGTTCCTGGCGCGGCACCCGCAGTGGCACGCGCCCGAGCACCACGCGGCGGTGCTCAGGGAGGTGCTGCGCCTGTACCCGCCGGGCTGGATGGGCAGCCGCCGCCTGAGCCGCGACCTCGACTGGCACGGGCTACGGCTGCCGCGCGGGGCGCTGGCGCTGTACTCCCCGTACCTGTCCGGGCGGGACCCGGCGGTGTGGGACCGCCCCGCCGAGTTCGATCCGGGCCGCTGGGCGCACAAACCCCCGGCCTGGGCGTACCTGCCGTTCGGGGGCGGCGAGCGGCTGTGCCTGGGCATGCACCTCGCGCAGCTGCTCATTCACGACGCGCTGGCGGCGCTGCCGCCTCTGCATGCGGTGCGGGGCGACGCGACGCCGCTGCCGGGATTGACCCTCGGGCCGCGTGGGCCGCTGATCGTGACCGCTGCGGGTGATGCCCGGTCAGTGGCCCCCGGTCCGCGTTAA
- a CDS encoding phytoene desaturase family protein: protein MRRTPQHVAVIGAGFAGLAAALRLARAGARVTVLDALDGPGGKAALGLTEFSSGPTVVTMPQVFRALHARLDLPLPELSAARPTTTYHAPGGRLFAPEALHVAGSLEPTLAQLSRVEGRRYAALLASSRRMYLDAQDTFLFAPPPGPARLARYALTRGRRAAPLSPLHRHVRSGPFMTPFWLRFATYLGADPYRAPAVLHNIAWVELGYGVWHLRGGLLDLARTLHAQAEALGVRFEFGTRVTSLSAHGGLILGAHTSQGAFAADAWVSAADRALTLSWLGSAEKPTPRGVSGFALQLQLSEDRGQAHHIFWPAEYAREWRDIRAGDLPRDPTLYLHLDGTRAFLLVNAPPDPGVTDRPEEYGAWLLARLQERLRDTPGGPLPVADWRALSPAEYARTAKGGALYGRAPHGLTGSLRPGWQLPHARNLVQVGGTVHPGGGVPLSVLSGWNGAGQLLGLPFDDLDGRQVPQGTEVWPFGL, encoded by the coding sequence GTGAGGCGCACGCCGCAGCACGTCGCGGTGATCGGCGCGGGCTTCGCGGGGCTGGCGGCGGCGCTGCGGCTGGCCCGGGCGGGCGCGAGGGTGACGGTGCTGGACGCCCTGGACGGCCCGGGCGGGAAGGCCGCGCTGGGCCTGACCGAGTTCTCCAGCGGGCCGACCGTGGTGACGATGCCGCAGGTGTTCCGCGCGCTGCACGCCCGCCTGGACCTGCCCCTGCCGGAGCTGAGCGCGGCGCGGCCCACCACGACGTACCACGCGCCGGGCGGGCGGCTGTTCGCGCCCGAGGCGCTGCACGTGGCGGGCAGCCTGGAGCCCACGCTGGCGCAGCTGTCCCGCGTCGAGGGGCGGCGCTACGCGGCGCTACTCGCCTCGTCACGGCGCATGTACCTGGACGCGCAGGACACGTTCCTGTTCGCGCCGCCGCCCGGCCCGGCCCGGCTGGCCCGCTACGCGCTGACGCGGGGGCGGCGGGCCGCGCCGCTGTCGCCGCTGCACCGCCACGTGCGGTCCGGGCCGTTCATGACGCCGTTCTGGCTGCGCTTCGCGACGTACCTGGGCGCCGATCCGTACCGCGCACCCGCCGTGCTGCACAACATCGCGTGGGTGGAACTCGGGTACGGCGTGTGGCACCTGCGCGGCGGCCTGCTGGATCTGGCCCGCACCCTGCACGCGCAGGCCGAGGCCCTGGGCGTGCGCTTCGAGTTCGGGACGCGCGTCACCAGCCTCAGCGCACACGGGGGCCTGATCCTCGGCGCGCACACCAGTCAGGGCGCGTTCGCGGCGGACGCGTGGGTCAGCGCCGCCGACCGGGCGTTAACGCTCTCCTGGCTGGGCAGCGCGGAGAAACCCACCCCGCGCGGCGTGAGCGGCTTCGCGCTGCAACTCCAGCTCTCGGAGGACCGGGGGCAGGCGCACCACATCTTCTGGCCCGCCGAGTACGCCCGCGAGTGGCGGGACATCCGCGCCGGGGACCTCCCGCGCGACCCGACGCTGTACCTGCACCTGGACGGCACGCGGGCGTTCCTGCTCGTGAACGCCCCGCCCGATCCCGGCGTCACCGACCGCCCCGAGGAGTACGGCGCGTGGCTGCTGGCCCGCCTTCAGGAGCGGCTGCGGGACACGCCGGGCGGCCCGCTGCCCGTCGCGGACTGGCGGGCCCTGTCCCCGGCGGAGTATGCCCGCACCGCGAAGGGCGGCGCGCTGTACGGCCGCGCCCCGCACGGCCTGACCGGCAGCCTCCGCCCCGGCTGGCAGCTGCCGCACGCGCGGAATCTGGTGCAGGTGGGCGGCACCGTCCACCCCGGCGGCGGCGTGCCCCTGAGCGTCCTGAGCGGCTGGAACGGCGCCGGGCAGCTGCTGGGCCTGCCCTTCGATGACCTCGATGGCCGTCAGGTACCGCAGGGAACGGAGGTGTGGCCATTCGGGCTCTGA
- a CDS encoding glycosyltransferase — protein sequence MSSRPEPDWARAYRTVTAVWLLGKALTLAVNAVTFPRLRPAPVPPGGPRVSILIPARNEAANLPVTLPGVLAQGAHEVLVLDDRSDDGTGDVARRLGARVIPGVARPDSWHGKPWACQQLLRAASGDVLIFTDADVTWHPGALGGLLRELHASGADLLSVQPRQSNVTPGERLLTPLVDAAVLSYFPFPLLRMTPPHPLATIANGQVMAYRRAALTRVGGYAAVRDQVLEDTVMARKLGQLGLRVSTVMGQECIGVRMYRSYPDSVAGFGKNALPIHLNSRAFMLASVALHVAGHTMPWLLPLPNRNALRAASLLERLAVNLIAGRRTPADLAEGLLGPVTPLLALPVMARALRRRVSWKGRQYRQ from the coding sequence ATGAGCTCACGTCCTGAACCGGACTGGGCGCGGGCGTACCGCACGGTCACCGCCGTGTGGCTGCTCGGCAAGGCGCTGACGCTGGCGGTGAACGCCGTGACCTTCCCCCGCCTGCGCCCCGCCCCCGTGCCGCCGGGGGGGCCGCGCGTGTCCATCCTGATTCCCGCGCGGAACGAGGCGGCGAACCTCCCCGTCACGCTGCCCGGCGTGCTCGCGCAGGGCGCGCACGAGGTCCTCGTGCTGGACGACCGCAGCGACGACGGCACGGGCGACGTGGCCCGCCGCCTGGGCGCGCGCGTCATTCCCGGCGTGGCGCGGCCAGACAGCTGGCACGGCAAGCCCTGGGCGTGCCAGCAGCTCCTGCGGGCCGCGAGTGGCGACGTCCTGATCTTCACGGACGCGGACGTCACGTGGCATCCGGGCGCGCTGGGCGGCCTGCTGCGCGAACTGCACGCGTCGGGCGCGGACCTGCTGAGCGTGCAGCCGCGCCAGTCGAACGTCACGCCCGGCGAGCGGCTGCTCACGCCGCTGGTGGACGCCGCCGTGCTGTCGTACTTCCCGTTCCCGCTGCTGCGCATGACCCCGCCACACCCGCTGGCGACCATCGCGAACGGGCAGGTCATGGCGTACCGCCGCGCCGCGCTGACCCGCGTGGGCGGGTACGCCGCCGTGCGCGATCAGGTGCTGGAGGACACCGTCATGGCGCGCAAGTTGGGCCAGCTGGGCCTGCGGGTCTCCACCGTGATGGGGCAGGAGTGCATCGGCGTGCGGATGTACCGCTCGTACCCGGACTCCGTGGCGGGCTTCGGGAAGAACGCCCTGCCCATCCACCTGAACTCGCGGGCGTTCATGCTGGCCAGCGTGGCGCTGCACGTCGCGGGGCACACGATGCCGTGGCTGCTGCCCCTCCCGAACCGCAATGCGCTGCGGGCCGCGAGCCTGCTGGAACGCCTGGCCGTGAACCTCATCGCGGGCCGCCGCACGCCCGCCGATCTGGCCGAGGGGCTGCTGGGGCCGGTCACGCCGCTGCTGGCCCTGCCGGTCATGGCGCGCGCCCTGCGCCGCCGCGTGAGCTGGAAGGGCCGCCAGTACAGACAGTGA